A stretch of Rhododendron vialii isolate Sample 1 chromosome 4a, ASM3025357v1 DNA encodes these proteins:
- the LOC131321603 gene encoding uncharacterized protein LOC131321603 gives MKSILKYVICCGGDPVGGEEEASGREDEVNFAVPTPLRETKRQKSRRYGTAKSVFPDQKKKSRFHWQPSLWAISENKVATERELVSLTGGPEKIILNTKMERSNTTNNNRSAATSNKVYNYTRSYRDNSGREGSPLMMPSLSPPIFIF, from the exons ATGAAGTCCATTTTAAAATATGTGATCTGCTGTGGGGGTGACCCCGTCGGGGGCGAGGAGGAGGCGTCGGGGAGGGAAGACGAAGTCAATTTCGCGGTGCCGACACCACTGCGGGAGACTAAAAGGCAGAAATCACGACGTTACGGGACGGCCAAGTCGGTGTTCCCTGACCAGAAAAAGAAGTCGAGGTTCCACTGGCAGCCGTCGCTTTGGGCAATTTCGGAGAATAAAGTCGCGACGGAGAGAGAACTGGTGAGCCTCACCGGAGGACCCGAGAAGATAATCCTCAATACGAAGATGGAGAGGTCCAACACCACCAACAACAACAGGTCCGCCGCAACGTCGAACAAAGTTTACAATTACACCCGCAGCTACCGCGACAATTCCGG gCGAGAGGGGTCTCCATTAATGATGCCATCATTATCTCCACCAATATTCATTTTCTGA
- the LOC131321601 gene encoding organelle RRM domain-containing protein 2, mitochondrial: MAMAMRTAAARVAAAKPCGLRGLFSTLTSTSPFIPPPSSQADNRPPPAEPSDNLFVSGLSKRTTTEGLREAFAKFGEVVDARVVTDRVSGYSKGFGFVRYATLEDAAEGIKGMDGKFLDGWVIFAEYARPRPPLPGNNAGPPSYQPGYGSQYGRR, translated from the exons ATGGCCATGGCGATGAGAACGGCGGCGGCGAGGGTGGCGGCGGCCAAGCCATGTGGGCTGAGAGGACTGTTCTCAACGCTGACTTCCACTTCTCCGTTCATTCCACCGCCTTCCAGTCAAGCAGATAACAGGCCTCCTCCGGCTGAACCCTCCGACAACCTCTTCGTCTCCG GGCTTAGCAAACGTACTACTACCGAAGGACTAAGAGAAGCCTTTGCAAAATTTGGTGAAGTTGTCGAtg CTAGAGTAGTGACTGATCGTGTGTCTGGATATTCGAAGGGATTTGGTTTCGTGAGATATGCTACATTAGAAGATGCTGCAGAAGGTATAAAGGGAATGGATGGCAAG TTCTTGGATGGATGGGTTATATTTGCAGAGTATGCTAGACCAAGGCCACCTCTGCCCGGGAACAATGCAGGACCTCCATCTTATCAGCCTGGATACGGGTCTCAATATGGTCGTCGGTAA